Proteins from a single region of Coriobacteriia bacterium:
- a CDS encoding site-2 protease family protein, with amino-acid sequence MSTVANIALWAAKLLILFGSIILHEISHGYAALKMGDTTAKDAHRLSLNPLKHIDPFGTIIMPAAMLLISQGSFAFGYAKPVPINPRRFKNERSGMLITGIAGPMTNIGLAILAGVAYRGIGFVAGTSSTFIAVVAYLLSYMAFMNLVLAFFNLIPLPPLDGSRVVQRFLPTKARDAYHRLEPYGFVIIMATIWFFPQVFNAYLVLTVTPVFNFLVGA; translated from the coding sequence ATGAGCACAGTGGCAAATATCGCTTTGTGGGCTGCGAAATTGCTGATTTTGTTCGGTTCGATTATTTTGCATGAGATTTCTCATGGATATGCTGCGCTCAAGATGGGGGACACGACAGCCAAAGATGCCCATCGTCTTTCGCTCAATCCGCTTAAGCACATCGATCCGTTCGGCACCATCATCATGCCTGCCGCGATGCTCCTGATTTCGCAAGGCTCTTTCGCATTCGGCTATGCCAAACCCGTGCCCATCAATCCCAGACGATTCAAAAACGAGCGAAGTGGAATGCTCATCACCGGCATTGCCGGTCCGATGACCAACATCGGTTTGGCGATTCTTGCCGGTGTCGCATATCGCGGAATCGGCTTCGTCGCCGGTACTTCGAGTACGTTTATCGCCGTGGTCGCCTATCTTTTGAGCTACATGGCGTTCATGAACCTCGTGCTCGCATTTTTCAACCTCATTCCGCTTCCTCCGCTCGACGGTTCCCGCGTCGTGCAAAGGTTTTTGCCGACGAAGGCTCGGGATGCCTATCATCGACTCGAACCCTACGGATTCGTCATCATCATGGCGACGATTTGGTTTTTTCCGCAGGTTTTCAACGCATATCTGGTATTGACGGTCACACCTGTTTTCAACTTCCTCGTGGGCGCATGA
- a CDS encoding rRNA pseudouridine synthase, which produces MLSMRLQKFLARSGVASRRGSEDLMTAGRVSVNGETVTELGSKIDPDIDVICLDGKKIELVDNSIYLMLNKPTGVVSTMIDPYERPTVSDYVPTKEYPGLFPVGRLDFDTTGLLLFMTDGELSHRLLHPKWKVNKAYRATVDGQFAEEDADKLREGVTLDDGPTARAHVEIIETMRTSSVVDITISEGRKRQVRRMFSFVHHSALALTRMRFADIELGNLPQGRWRLLSDGEVRHLKELVGYTKDSL; this is translated from the coding sequence ATGCTCTCCATGCGCCTTCAAAAGTTTTTGGCTCGAAGCGGAGTGGCTTCTCGGCGCGGTAGCGAGGACCTCATGACCGCAGGTCGCGTCAGCGTGAACGGGGAGACGGTGACCGAGCTGGGCTCAAAAATAGATCCCGACATCGATGTCATCTGTCTCGACGGCAAGAAAATCGAACTCGTCGACAACAGCATTTATCTCATGCTGAATAAACCGACCGGAGTCGTGTCGACCATGATCGATCCTTACGAACGCCCGACGGTTTCAGACTACGTTCCGACAAAAGAATATCCCGGCTTATTCCCCGTGGGGAGACTCGATTTCGATACTACCGGTCTGTTGCTTTTTATGACCGACGGAGAACTCTCTCATCGACTCTTACACCCGAAATGGAAAGTCAACAAAGCCTATCGTGCCACCGTGGACGGGCAGTTCGCCGAAGAAGATGCCGATAAACTGCGAGAAGGGGTGACGCTTGATGATGGCCCGACCGCACGCGCGCATGTCGAGATCATCGAAACCATGCGAACTTCGAGCGTCGTCGATATCACCATCAGCGAGGGAAGAAAGCGCCAAGTGAGAAGAATGTTCAGCTTTGTGCATCATTCCGCTCTCGCTTTGACACGCATGCGGTTCGCCGACATCGAACTGGGCAATTTGCCTCAAGGCCGATGGCGTTTATTGTCCGACGGCGAAGTCCGCCACCTCAAGGAGCTCGTTGGATACACGAAAGATTCGCTATAA
- the scpB gene encoding SMC-Scp complex subunit ScpB translates to MTTSNIKGALEALLFVSDEPVSGVRLAKVLDVSAGEIDSELANLAQEYREQNRGFQLREVAGGWRLFTHPAFHELIESYVLSWDTRRLSQAALEALAVIAYHQPVTRAGINAIRGVNSEGVVSSLIEKGLVRETGRDRNQGNAILYGTTRTFLEKFGMKDIGGLPPLEDFAPDDSTKSVIKKRLGVESDTATGDEEIDENIADSYGQKDDSDTMDDIIEVD, encoded by the coding sequence ATGACTACAAGTAATATCAAAGGTGCTCTCGAGGCGCTGCTTTTCGTCAGCGATGAACCTGTCTCAGGTGTCCGTCTCGCAAAAGTTCTCGATGTTTCTGCGGGAGAGATTGATTCTGAACTTGCGAATCTCGCGCAAGAATATCGTGAGCAAAATCGCGGCTTTCAACTTCGCGAGGTTGCAGGTGGATGGAGGCTTTTCACTCACCCCGCTTTTCACGAGCTCATTGAGTCCTATGTTTTATCATGGGACACACGGCGGCTTTCGCAGGCCGCGCTTGAAGCGCTTGCCGTGATCGCCTACCATCAGCCGGTGACTCGTGCCGGCATCAACGCGATTCGCGGTGTCAACTCAGAGGGTGTCGTTTCCTCTCTCATCGAGAAAGGGCTCGTTCGCGAGACCGGTCGCGATCGGAACCAAGGCAATGCCATATTGTACGGAACTACGAGAACTTTTCTCGAAAAGTTCGGCATGAAAGATATCGGAGGCCTGCCTCCGCTCGAAGATTTTGCGCCCGACGATTCCACTAAGAGCGTCATAAAAAAGCGTCTCGGCGTCGAGTCCGATACCGCTACGGGCGATGAGGAAATCGATGAGAACATCGCAGACTCGTACGGACAAAAAGATGATTCGGACACCATGGACGACATCATAGAGGTCGACTGA
- a CDS encoding histidine phosphatase family protein — protein sequence MGSLSDQKIIFIRHTQTQANVTGELVGRSDSPLTELGFSQLDDIVASLDDVEISKIFTSPAKRAKKLARAIQRKHPDTHCVLDGRLQEIDFGQAEGLRYNDLPMHGITVDYGAYNKPVIMGGESRAEVDFRMVAFLEEVKKFAGITCVVSHGGPIRSATATLLGLRPTDCWAFHIDNGAMIVIDIVDGRGVLEEIKPCRTEIQPDAPSVSSGDAAQDDFEETESE from the coding sequence ATGGGCTCTCTTTCAGATCAAAAAATCATATTCATCAGACATACTCAAACTCAGGCGAATGTCACCGGTGAACTCGTGGGGAGGAGCGATTCTCCCCTCACCGAGCTCGGATTCTCCCAGCTCGACGATATAGTGGCGAGTCTCGACGATGTCGAGATTTCTAAAATATTCACCAGTCCCGCCAAAAGAGCGAAAAAATTGGCGCGCGCCATCCAAAGAAAACATCCCGATACGCACTGTGTACTCGACGGTCGACTTCAAGAAATCGATTTCGGCCAAGCCGAGGGTTTGCGCTATAACGATCTTCCCATGCACGGTATCACTGTCGATTACGGTGCCTACAATAAGCCGGTGATCATGGGAGGGGAGTCTCGTGCCGAGGTCGATTTTCGCATGGTGGCTTTTCTCGAAGAGGTGAAAAAGTTCGCAGGAATCACCTGTGTGGTTTCCCACGGTGGACCGATTCGAAGTGCCACGGCGACGTTGCTGGGACTACGCCCGACCGATTGTTGGGCTTTTCATATCGATAACGGTGCGATGATCGTTATCGATATCGTCGACGGACGTGGCGTTCTCGAAGAGATCAAACCATGCCGAACAGAGATTCAGCCGGATGCTCCGTCGGTTTCAAGCGGTGACGCAGCTCAGGATGATTTCGAAGAAACCGAATCGGAGTGA
- the trpS gene encoding tryptophan--tRNA ligase produces the protein MGKSRIVTGYRPTGKLHLGHWFGNLQNMLKLQDTHEAYYFVADLHALTSDWQNPGDIARYTEEMVLDWCAAGLDPGKCTIYRQSDIPEVTELDLYFNMVLPMSWLERTPSYKEQRAQISDKDLGNVGFFLYPSLMAADIAIMAAAGVPVGEDQLPHLELTREIVRRFNNTYGRLLIEPQAVIAQVGARVPGSDGRKMSKSYHNSIYISDSPDVIQKTVMGFMTDPARKLKTDPGNPDICPLHQIHKLIADGREIAEWESCCRCAECGCVAHKRKIAEELIAYLAPFQARRAELAKDSNFAREVLAAGAHKARPVAKHTVSSVRELIGLDPKTELTDDINHEKSELGDTAPSFL, from the coding sequence ATGGGAAAATCACGTATCGTCACCGGATATCGACCGACAGGCAAGCTCCATCTCGGTCATTGGTTCGGCAATCTTCAAAACATGCTCAAGCTGCAAGATACCCATGAGGCCTATTACTTCGTAGCCGATCTGCACGCTCTCACGAGTGACTGGCAGAATCCGGGTGATATCGCGCGTTATACCGAGGAGATGGTTCTCGACTGGTGCGCCGCCGGACTCGATCCTGGAAAATGCACCATCTATCGTCAAAGCGATATCCCCGAGGTCACCGAGCTCGATCTCTATTTCAACATGGTTCTTCCGATGTCATGGCTCGAGCGCACTCCGAGCTACAAAGAACAGCGCGCTCAAATATCGGACAAGGATTTAGGCAATGTCGGATTTTTCCTCTATCCGTCTTTAATGGCGGCTGATATCGCCATCATGGCGGCCGCTGGCGTTCCCGTCGGTGAGGATCAACTGCCTCACCTCGAGTTGACGCGCGAAATTGTGCGTCGCTTCAACAATACCTACGGCCGGTTGCTTATCGAGCCGCAAGCCGTCATCGCGCAGGTGGGCGCACGGGTGCCCGGAAGCGACGGGAGAAAAATGTCGAAGAGTTACCATAACTCGATATATATTTCGGACTCTCCCGATGTCATACAAAAGACGGTCATGGGCTTTATGACCGATCCCGCGCGCAAGCTTAAGACCGACCCCGGTAACCCCGACATTTGTCCGTTGCACCAAATTCATAAGCTCATCGCCGACGGTCGAGAAATCGCCGAGTGGGAGTCGTGTTGCAGGTGCGCCGAATGCGGTTGCGTCGCCCATAAACGCAAAATCGCCGAGGAACTTATCGCATATTTGGCTCCTTTTCAGGCTCGCCGTGCAGAACTTGCAAAGGACTCGAACTTCGCACGTGAGGTTCTTGCCGCCGGAGCGCACAAGGCCCGACCGGTCGCAAAGCATACGGTCAGTTCTGTGCGTGAGTTGATAGGGCTCGATCCGAAGACCGAGCTGACTGACGACATAAACCACGAGAAATCCGAACTCGGGGATACCGCACCTTCGTTTCTTTAA
- a CDS encoding CCA tRNA nucleotidyltransferase, giving the protein MEYEFKSKNLKLIDFPFTLGTVVSAMMDAARFGHIGSRFHFYVVGGMVRDTYLGVANSKSDMDIAFSGDLMLLLGCLDTSEDFKIIRVNKNLNTARVSYYDEASRSQIEFDLAQLRAEDYSAGRPYPEVSFNNIPIQWDLARRDFTVNALAFDVVAEMIIDPFNGYDDIVDQKIRVLHEESFKDDPTRLVRAITQAKRFGFDIDDDTKYLARQALVARAFDKLTPAQFSDEMRATLKENRDCFN; this is encoded by the coding sequence ATGGAATACGAATTCAAATCGAAAAATCTCAAACTCATCGACTTTCCGTTTACTCTCGGCACCGTCGTCTCGGCAATGATGGATGCTGCACGTTTTGGGCACATCGGATCGAGATTTCATTTTTATGTCGTCGGCGGGATGGTGCGTGATACGTACTTGGGCGTTGCGAATAGCAAGAGTGATATGGATATCGCGTTTTCCGGTGACTTGATGCTGTTGCTCGGTTGCCTGGACACATCGGAAGACTTTAAAATCATTCGAGTGAACAAGAATCTCAATACGGCGAGAGTTTCCTATTACGATGAGGCGTCGCGCTCGCAGATCGAGTTCGATCTCGCCCAATTGCGAGCTGAAGATTATTCTGCCGGGCGCCCGTATCCCGAAGTTTCGTTTAACAACATACCGATACAGTGGGATCTCGCGCGTCGTGATTTCACCGTCAACGCCCTTGCCTTCGACGTAGTCGCCGAAATGATAATCGACCCCTTCAACGGCTATGATGATATCGTTGATCAAAAGATACGTGTGTTGCACGAAGAATCTTTCAAAGATGATCCGACCCGTCTCGTCCGAGCCATAACGCAGGCGAAACGATTCGGTTTCGATATTGATGACGACACAAAGTATCTTGCGCGACAGGCACTCGTGGCCCGCGCGTTCGATAAGCTGACACCCGCGCAGTTCAGCGATGAAATGCGAGCGACACTTAAGGAGAACAGAGATTGTTTCAATTAA
- the pyrR gene encoding bifunctional pyr operon transcriptional regulator/uracil phosphoribosyltransferase PyrR, with product MTDHGVKTALLDEESISRSLTRMAHEILESNKGAQNLAVVGIITRGDVLAHRLAALIESIEGTKVPVGTLDISFYRDDVNVRIAPQIHRTDITFPVDGKAIVLIDDVLFTGRTIRCALDAIMDFGRPKAIKLAVLVDRGHRELPIRADFVGKNIPSSQNEKIKVSLKPIDDHDGVDIFEVEG from the coding sequence ATGACTGATCACGGTGTTAAGACTGCCCTTCTCGATGAGGAATCGATTTCCCGCTCGCTTACTCGCATGGCCCATGAAATTCTCGAATCCAACAAAGGCGCTCAAAATTTGGCGGTTGTCGGGATCATCACTCGAGGTGATGTCCTCGCCCACAGACTCGCTGCGCTCATCGAATCGATTGAGGGTACGAAAGTTCCCGTCGGAACACTCGATATTTCGTTCTATCGCGATGATGTCAATGTTCGAATCGCGCCTCAAATACACAGAACCGATATTACATTTCCGGTAGACGGAAAAGCCATCGTTTTGATAGACGATGTGTTGTTTACGGGGCGTACCATTCGTTGTGCCCTCGATGCGATTATGGATTTCGGCAGACCGAAGGCCATAAAGCTTGCGGTTCTCGTCGATAGGGGACATCGAGAACTTCCCATACGTGCCGATTTCGTCGGAAAAAATATTCCTTCTTCGCAAAATGAAAAAATAAAAGTGTCCCTTAAACCCATCGACGACCATGACGGTGTCGATATTTTCGAAGTGGAGGGATAG
- a CDS encoding segregation/condensation protein A produces the protein MTTYSVKTEVFEGPFDLLLHLVSRQKLDINAISLTEIADEYIGHIEQMRDLDLDVASEFLLLAATLLEIKAASMFPKGELYLGDELDDLPPEEMRSILVERLVIYKQFKNIAIEFGSRLETEGRMHARQAGLESDFLELMPDYLEGLTLHSLATICADLEFKRNVFLLEAEHVAPLPISLEDHAESIRVRLHTAETLHFSELIASGADVKIVIVTFLAILELYKRGICMIIQTSPFGDIEIIRVDDDQTKMLGIEEDFDDYK, from the coding sequence GTGACTACTTATTCGGTAAAAACTGAAGTGTTCGAAGGTCCTTTCGACCTTTTGCTGCATCTCGTCTCGCGTCAGAAGCTCGATATCAATGCGATTTCATTGACGGAAATCGCCGATGAATATATCGGGCATATCGAGCAAATGCGGGATCTCGACCTCGATGTGGCCAGTGAGTTTTTATTGCTCGCCGCCACGCTTCTCGAGATAAAAGCAGCTTCGATGTTTCCTAAAGGCGAATTGTATCTCGGTGACGAACTCGATGACTTACCGCCCGAAGAAATGCGTTCGATTCTCGTGGAGCGGCTCGTAATCTACAAACAGTTTAAAAACATCGCCATCGAATTCGGATCTCGTCTCGAGACGGAAGGGCGTATGCACGCACGACAAGCGGGGCTCGAGAGCGATTTCCTCGAGCTGATGCCCGATTATCTCGAGGGGCTCACGCTTCATTCGCTTGCTACCATATGTGCGGATTTGGAGTTCAAGAGGAATGTATTTCTCCTCGAAGCCGAACATGTCGCTCCTTTGCCGATATCTCTCGAGGATCACGCCGAGTCGATTCGCGTTCGGTTGCATACTGCCGAAACTCTGCATTTTAGTGAGCTCATCGCGTCGGGTGCGGACGTGAAAATCGTCATTGTGACTTTTTTGGCGATTCTCGAACTTTACAAACGGGGCATATGCATGATCATCCAAACGAGCCCCTTCGGGGATATCGAGATAATACGAGTTGACGACGACCAAACAAAGATGCTCGGCATCGAGGAGGATTTTGATGACTACAAGTAA
- a CDS encoding aspartate carbamoyltransferase catalytic subunit: MSPLSSKHLLEIEDFNHDDIELVLETARSFAEINERSIKKLPTLRGRTIINLFLEPSTRTRTSFEIASKRLSADAVNMAGSSSSTVKGESLKDTAQTLSAMSCDLAIIRHKFSGAPRILAENMDCHVINGGDGIHQHPTQTLLDLFTIRERFGSIKGKTVGIVGDILHSRVAGSLAPALNSLGARVVFIAPPTMLPARPDILGGEVVYSLDDIVSELDIVYLLRIQAERASKIGVPSLREYSNLYCMDARRAKKLSKNALIMHPGPMNRGVEISSDLADDPRTAVLDQVTSGVAVRMAIMYLMLGGDSNGATA; the protein is encoded by the coding sequence TTGAGCCCACTATCGAGCAAGCACCTTCTTGAAATAGAAGATTTCAATCATGATGATATCGAACTCGTTTTGGAAACGGCGAGAAGTTTCGCCGAAATCAACGAGCGTTCGATAAAGAAACTCCCGACTCTGCGAGGTCGGACGATAATCAATCTGTTTCTCGAGCCTTCGACACGGACCAGAACGAGTTTCGAAATTGCCTCGAAGCGTCTGTCGGCCGATGCGGTCAACATGGCAGGCTCATCTTCTTCGACGGTAAAGGGCGAGTCACTCAAAGATACGGCGCAGACGCTGTCTGCCATGTCGTGCGATTTGGCGATTATTCGCCATAAGTTTTCCGGCGCACCGCGCATTCTCGCGGAAAACATGGACTGTCATGTCATCAACGGCGGTGACGGTATCCACCAGCACCCGACGCAGACTCTCCTCGACTTGTTCACCATTCGAGAGCGCTTCGGCAGCATCAAAGGAAAGACCGTCGGTATCGTCGGCGATATCTTGCATTCGAGAGTCGCCGGCTCTCTTGCTCCCGCCCTTAACAGTCTCGGTGCTCGCGTGGTGTTCATCGCTCCGCCGACTATGCTTCCGGCAAGACCCGATATCCTCGGAGGAGAGGTCGTCTATTCGCTTGACGACATAGTATCCGAGCTCGATATAGTCTATTTGTTGCGAATTCAGGCCGAACGTGCCTCGAAAATCGGTGTTCCCTCGCTACGTGAGTACTCCAACCTCTATTGTATGGATGCTCGACGGGCGAAGAAGCTTTCGAAGAATGCACTCATCATGCATCCCGGCCCCATGAATCGAGGCGTCGAAATTTCATCGGATTTGGCCGATGATCCTCGCACCGCCGTGCTCGACCAAGTCACATCGGGCGTGGCCGTACGTATGGCGATTATGTATCTGATGCTTGGAGGCGATTCAAATGGCGCTACTGCTTAA